Proteins from a genomic interval of Aquabacterium sp. J223:
- a CDS encoding HD domain-containing phosphohydrolase produces MEVEEATLRARNLLLVSGAHQAQRRAEQELGKAVLWGAEKLDALVESGLRIAMERDRDRLLDHLLHEGQRLLHCDAGTMYLVGDDGHLHFARRTRGDRLPAASLPMFDANGRPNAQYVSVYTAVHNEPVAIDDVARETRFDLGGTRRFDAETGYRTVSMLTVPVAPRGGAPIGVLQFINALDREGGGIVPFDRDAVQWVGALAAQAAVALDNLQLVEEQKALMESMIRVLANAIDAKSPYTGRHCERVPELAIMLAEAATDCQSGSLAGFAFRTEDEWQEFRIGAWLHDCGKITTPEYVIDKATKLETIHNRIHEVRTRFEVLLRDAQVERLQALLDGADPADADARFERRRQRLQDDFAFVAETNLGGESMDPGRIERLQRIGRTPWLRHFDDRLGLSQDELARHAGEPVAPLPATERLLADRPRDILPRGPEDRPDPRLGFRMAVPEHLYNRGELYNLSIERGTLTAEERYKINEHMVQTVTMLESMPFPRTLRRVPEYAGTHHETLCGDGYPRRLGAEQLSVPARIMAIADVFEALTAADRPYKSPKTLSEALAIMDRMKRRRHIDGELFDLFLRSGIWRRYAERHLRPEQLDAVDVDRLLAPADAVLSAGAP; encoded by the coding sequence GTGGAGGTCGAGGAGGCGACGCTGCGCGCGCGCAACCTGCTGCTCGTCAGCGGCGCGCACCAGGCCCAGCGACGGGCCGAGCAGGAGCTGGGCAAGGCGGTGCTCTGGGGCGCCGAGAAGCTCGACGCGCTGGTCGAGAGCGGCCTGCGCATCGCCATGGAGCGCGACCGCGACCGCCTGCTGGACCACCTGCTGCACGAGGGCCAGCGGCTGCTGCACTGCGACGCCGGCACCATGTACCTGGTCGGCGACGACGGCCACCTGCACTTTGCCCGGCGCACCCGCGGCGACCGGCTGCCCGCCGCCTCGCTGCCGATGTTCGACGCGAACGGCCGCCCCAACGCGCAGTACGTCTCGGTCTACACCGCCGTGCACAACGAGCCGGTGGCGATCGACGACGTGGCCCGCGAGACCCGCTTCGACCTCGGCGGCACCCGCCGCTTCGACGCCGAGACCGGCTACCGGACGGTATCGATGCTCACCGTGCCGGTGGCGCCGCGCGGCGGCGCGCCGATCGGCGTGCTGCAGTTCATCAACGCGCTCGACCGCGAAGGCGGCGGCATCGTGCCCTTCGACCGCGACGCGGTGCAGTGGGTGGGCGCGCTGGCCGCGCAGGCGGCGGTGGCGCTGGACAACCTGCAGCTGGTCGAGGAGCAGAAGGCGTTGATGGAAAGCATGATCCGCGTGCTGGCCAACGCCATCGACGCCAAGAGCCCCTACACCGGACGCCACTGCGAGCGGGTGCCCGAGCTGGCCATCATGCTGGCCGAGGCGGCCACCGACTGCCAGAGCGGCTCGCTGGCCGGCTTCGCCTTCCGCACCGAGGACGAGTGGCAGGAGTTCCGCATCGGCGCCTGGCTGCACGACTGCGGGAAGATCACCACGCCCGAGTACGTCATCGACAAGGCGACCAAGCTCGAGACCATCCACAACCGCATCCACGAGGTGCGCACCCGCTTCGAAGTGCTGCTGCGCGACGCGCAGGTCGAGCGCCTGCAGGCCCTGCTCGACGGCGCCGACCCGGCCGACGCCGACGCCCGCTTCGAGCGCCGGCGCCAGCGGCTGCAGGACGACTTCGCCTTCGTCGCCGAGACCAACCTGGGCGGCGAGTCGATGGACCCCGGCCGCATCGAGCGGCTGCAGCGCATCGGCCGCACGCCGTGGTTGCGCCACTTCGACGACCGGCTCGGCCTGTCGCAGGACGAGCTGGCGCGGCACGCCGGCGAGCCGGTGGCCCCGCTGCCCGCCACCGAGCGGCTGCTGGCCGACCGGCCGCGCGACATCCTGCCCCGCGGGCCCGAGGACCGGCCCGACCCGCGCCTGGGCTTCCGCATGGCGGTGCCCGAGCACCTCTACAACCGCGGCGAGCTCTACAACCTGTCCATCGAGCGCGGCACGCTCACCGCCGAGGAGCGCTACAAGATCAACGAGCACATGGTGCAGACCGTCACCATGCTGGAGAGCATGCCGTTCCCGCGCACGCTGCGCCGGGTGCCCGAGTACGCCGGCACGCACCACGAGACGCTATGCGGCGACGGCTACCCGCGCCGCCTCGGCGCCGAGCAGCTGTCGGTGCCGGCGCGCATCATGGCCATCGCCGACGTCTTCGAGGCGCTGACCGCCGCCGACCGGCCGTACAAGTCGCCGAAGACGCTGTCCGAGGCGCTGGCCATCATGGACCGCATGAAGCGCCGCCGGCACATCGACGGCGAGCTGTTCGACCTCTTCCTGCGTTCCGGCATCTGGCGCCGCTACGCCGAGCGCCACCTGCGGCCGGAGCAGCTCGACGCGGTCGACGTCGACCGCCTGCTGGCGCCGGCCGACGCGGTGCTGTCCGCCGGCGCCCCTTGA